A stretch of DNA from Excalfactoria chinensis isolate bCotChi1 chromosome 6, bCotChi1.hap2, whole genome shotgun sequence:
GCTGTTGTACTGTCTGTAtctccctcttttcttcctagGTTGCTTGGAGCCAGGATCTCCCTCTTGATCTGAGGTGGGATATGGCTGTCCAGAGGTAGACTGCTCAGCATCTGAGCCCCAGGAATCTGGTCCAGCATCCAGCAAActtctcctgttttgttttggaaggaTAGCCCTTAACTTTTTGCTAAGCGCGCTCTCCGTTTGTGAACCCATTACCAAAGAGCTATAGCTGAACTGGTCACCAGAGCGGGACTCCCAAGAAAGGTCCATGCCTCGAACTTGTGGTATCTTTAAATCCACAGGAGACGAATGGCTCACGTCCTTTTTCCCATCCTGCTTAGTTTGAAGTGCCATTTTTTGAAAGGCAGAgttttctgtaagaaaaggAAGGTCACTGATGTTGCTGAGTGCACCATTTCCCCTGAATTTCATGCGGCTGAAATTGAATTCGTAGTGTGGTTTTGCCCAAGAAGCCTCCCTGGATAATATTAAGTGCTGTCCATGATTCTGTAGTCCAGATGGCCCATGGCTGGCAGCTGTAGAGAACTGGTTTCTGCTCAGCAGTTCTTCACTAATCTGGAGTGATCGAGCCAGCGGTACTTTAAGAGATGTAGAGTGGCCATAACCTTCCCTGGTTCCATCCTGCAAGCTTCTTGGAGGTACCCCATCACCACTCTGTagtccctctggatggtgcTGGCTGGGTCTCCCAGGTCGCCTAATTGGATGGAAGGAAACTGATGTGAGCAGGACTTGCACAGGTAGGGAGGGATGGGTGAGGGGGCCACTCCTTTATTAGAAGGCCTTGCTTGGGTAACATCACTTTTTGcgttatttatttttctctaaattttgttttttattttaatttgttaatttattttttattttttattttttattaagtcTCAGCATCAGTCAGTTTTAAAACTTGTtgacaaaaaaagagaagctttttgggcaaagaaaaatgaaacctGTTGGCTGGTCTCTGGTTGGGTTCACAAATTCTCGGAGTAGAAAAGACTTCGCGCAAGCGTCTGAAAATAGCACCTTAATTACAAAGTAGGAGTCAATCGCCATGGATCTATACAGAACTGTGTTACTGGTGTGACGTTACCACTAAACAAGTACAGTAATAAAAGAGTAAGCCAGAAATGCAACATATTCAACATGCAAATATGTCTGCCACCCGCAGCATCTACGAGTAGGAGGAAACCTTGGATGACGTTTGCTTACATCGCATTGAAGTAATGCTGCAcaggatataaaaaaaaaatgctcagcaCCAAATATGAAAGCCGGGACACTGCAGATCACAAAGAAGAACACTAGACTTACCAAGTTGCCCTTTTAGCAACTAATTGCACGTATACACAGGCCTGAATCTCATTTGACACAGAGCTTAACGtggctaagaaaaaaaatcccaaattcAAACTCTACGCTTTAATCCAGACCAAAGGTTaataagcaggaaaaataaagcaagtaatttaccattttccttttgtcGTAAGTGCTTTCTATGACACAAAGTACTGCTACTGATTGCTCAACCTCTTCGTAGTAACTAAGTCCCACCAACCAGAAATCAATTTCACAATCCACCTCCAAACCTTCCCAAGCTTGATATACCCATTAAGAAAGACTACAAGTGTTATAACGCTCAGGGAGACTTTGCGGGCGCAAAGCCCTCTAgataaatcagttttatttagCTATAGGATAAATGCTATTGAAAAGTTACACCATTGTTTTTAACATCACATTAAGATCAGAAAAAGTAAGTAAGTCTTCAGAGCAGAAGCATCCACTGAAAGGACCTGGCAGGTAACGCACACAGTGCTTATCATATATGCTGCTAGTTTTTCTCCAGGATGAGAGAGGTCACAGCCGAAGAGAGTAAAAGGAGTCAGCATGAATTCAGAACAAAATCCAGACAAATAAGTTCGCTATTCCAGAGAGCTCAGTGCATACCCTCCATCCCTTCGACATCACGTATTAAGCATCAGAATGCGCACTTGTATTTTTTACTCCTAAAGAGAGGTCACACTGACAGCTAACTATAACAGAAGGTCAGCATCTGATTTCCTTGGTTCTAAACAGACTAAGTCATCATCCACCACACACCTGTACAAGTGACTACAAGTGCCAGTACAGAGCACTCTCTCTCGACCCACAGAACCAACCAGGACAGCCAGATGCTGTCCCTGCCACCCCTTCCCGTGTTGGACTTCAGCTCTCACTTCAGGCACacacacaggggaaaaaaagaaacttgctGTTCTTACAGATTCCAGACAGTGTCTTTGTAAGGAAACAAAGCTGGAGATGATTCAATTCTGAGAAGGTTTTATTACTAGAAATATTAAATGGGAAATGTAATCTTGAAGGGAGAAACTCTCAGACAGCAGTATTTTCCCCCAAAGAATGCAACAGTCAGACCAGCTGTTAGCAGTACATGAGGTTGGTACTGGCAGTGGGATGTTAGTTTAAAAACTCAAGTTTTCTAAATGCTGTTGTAAGCCTAAATCCAGCAATTAAATAGTAGTTTGAATCACGTTCTGTTCCTGCACTTCGTTAATGAAACTAGTAGTTCACAGCAGCTTCCAAACAAAATTTTCCTACCAACACCCAAAACCCCTTACTCCCAAACCGCCTCTCCAGTACAATTAACTCAAACCTAACTACAGTAAAGGATTTCGAAACGTATGCAGAAATGACCATTAGAAACACAGCATCTAGAAGTAACTACTGACAGCATTCTTTTACACCTTGAACTAAGGCAGGAGTACTACATCATGCGTGTTGTGTttccttagaaaaaaataattcagtgcaATTACAAATCCAAAAAACCCATACTTGGAGTGAGTTTTCTGAACAACGAGACTTCCCTGCTACCCAGCTtctctatttattattatatacatattatatatatatttcttttttttttttaaggttgcGGTTTGTGCAAGcaaatagaaacacagaacatgCAGTGATTTGAATCAAATCACTCCAGTTCATCACCCAAATTATTGCTACTGGTAAAATAAGCTTCTTTGTCAGTTAACTTCcatataaatgaaatgaaaactaagtCACACtgcaaagcattaaaaaaaaaaagtcttcagacATCTAACTGATCTTACCTCTCCACTGAACCCAAGAAGCAGGCAGTAAAGACTTTTGGCTAAGTACTAAGTACTGGCCTAAAGAACAGGTAGCAGAGCTCTTCACCGCAGGTAAAACTGTCTCAGTTTGCAACAGCTCTTATTTGGCAGGTGGGATGAAGGTATTTACCAAAAGGCATGTTGAAAAAGACATTACTCCAGAGGGTTAACACCAAAAATAAGTTAGTTTTGACAAGTGGTAAACATACATTTTTAGTTAAAAACACAGTCATAAAACGTCATTGTAAGTTGCTCTCTCTTACCCATTTCCTGGAGTACTGGAGCATCCTGGAGAATGACTCAGAGAGGTGCTGCCGGCACAAGGACTCTTCTTAGTGGACAAATCAAGCACACCGTCTGTAAAGATGACAGAATCACTTCAGTGTTTGAAGAAACTGAATCAGCCATGCTGACCCTTGACAAAGCCACTTCTTCGGGCTAACGTCACGTTCAGCACAtaacatcttttattttctcagtgacTCAAGGCTTAGATTTGGTCACAATTTGGCTTGCAAGTGACCAGCATAGTCCTCAGAAGTCACAACAAATTTAGGCATGTGTTACAGGAGCCACAAAACAAGCGACTGCCTACAAATGGTGTTTCAGGACACAAGGTCTAAGGCATGAGACATTAACAAACTACTTATGTGCTGGTGGCTTTAAATCAGTGTTGTGTATATATAGAGATATACTATACACATAACTTTTAATTTTCCTACATAGATTTGGATTAATGTAAGAATTTAATATGGGAAGCTCGCTTTCAAAGGAGCACAAACACAGCACCAGACTCCCCCCAACAACTACTTTAATCCTCTTTTCCATGTCCCTGGTGGGTCCCTGATAGCACACGGTTGCTTCTCCCCTTTACTGTGTCACTTTACTCCCTCTCCAATCCTATgtagctgtttttcctgctagGCTGCTTCTCCCATTCTCCTTTGAACACACACTAATGGCACTTCCTTGTGCTCACCTGCACTCCTCTGTGAGCCCTTACATAAACTCTTCATTTCTAGGCAACAGCAAAGGGACTGCTTCATGCTAGAAAAGCCTTGTTCCCATTGCACTGAAATAACTTGAAATTCTGGTCATTTTAAAAAGGGCAACATTGCCTTAGAAGCGGTACAGCCATCTGAAATTCCTGGAAACTCTGAAACATGGAATTTACGaggcaaagagaaatgaaagctgctggTAAAGCAGACAAGAGATGTTTCAGAGCTCCTTGCTCACTAACTCAAGTACCTTCAAACACAAGAACAATTTAAGATGGCTTTCTGATTACTTCGAGTTCTCATTTGAcatatggaggaaaaaaacccacaagaaaagcagtgaaacagAACTAACGTACAGAAAGCTGTTCCACCCACTGCATTTGGGAACACCTCGCTACCCAAACCTAAGCAAGCAGAGAGCTCAGCCTTCCCTCTGAGCGCTGCGACACCCAGCCACAGGACACAGGGAAGGATGGAGCAGCACCTTCTCTTCAAGGGGACACACCAACAGCAGAGCGCAGGAGCAGCCCCATGCCCTGAGCTCATAAACTGGCTTCCTCCCCTCGGCCCTCTAGGATGGAAGTACACCCAAAATGCTCCTCCAGCAGTCTCTGTGACAGCCTCTTAAATCTCTCCTTAGAAAGTCTGGCAACACCCCTTCCCAATTACGTAAATTGGGAAAAACAGCTACGTCAGCAAACGGATCACTTCAGAAGCTATTAAATTAGAGCATGTGTATATCAACAGGTAACAAAACATAAATCATCCCCAAGCTTTTTCACCACTAAGGAGCAGTTCACGCAGATACTTTCTTCTTAACctctgattaaaaacaaacaaacaaacagaagcagaaccaattctctcttccctttcagGGGAAAGCTTTAAGATCAGAACAGTTTAACAATTACAAACATACATGCAAAACAGACATGAGTGAATTACATTTGCTTTGCAATAACATGAGCTAGAAATAAATGCTCACCAGCTAATGGCACAGGTCCTCACTTAGAAACAATACTATATAACCTTATGTTGCAGTTTTGTAACTGAAACCCAGGGACAAGTGTAAGAAGTGTCCAGATGTCCAATCTGAACAATGCTGAACATGGAAACTAACTTGCTTACAGATACAAGATATCTGCACATATACAGACAAGATGAAGGAATGTTTACAATTAGGTAACAGCGAGCTAAGGGGTTTTGTTGGCTTATTTTGTTGTGGGCATTCATTTGTCTTAAAGGCATTGGGCAGCTTGAGGATGGACAGTCTACTCTGCATTTAGTAGAATGATTTTAGACACTTTTAAGCATTTCtaaggaagggagaagaaggTAATTCTAATCCTCTCAGTAAAATACAGTTATGATAACCTCTGATCCaggttttcaggaaaaaaaagtatctttCACTTAACTAAAATCACTTGCAGAATTTGCTTgttaaaaaccttttttttgATGCAAAGCAAGGTTTTCACCTTAAAACAAGCTCTGCAACACTGTTACAAGTCACTCAATCTGTGCTTTGCTGAACAAGTCTATTTttaaggtggaaaaaaaaccccacgaCTTTTTCCAAATGTATGAGCCAGCCGTCACAAAGCAATTTCTCACCCAATTTGACTACTTTCACATTGTGATCATAAAGAAAGTAAATCCAAGCATTCCTCCAGTTGGATTCTGCACTGATCTTCAGGAAGGTTTTCAGGACCGCAGTACATTATCAGCAAGCGTTCTGCCCACTGAGCAGGCTACTTcttgcagctcccagcagcacagttgTCCCCAGAGGTCAGAGCACCTCCATCCCCTTTGCCCTTTTTCACACCTGTGAGCCTACCCTCCTTCAAGAATTACCTTCTCTCCCAGCCATATCTAACCAGTCTTTTACCATGACAACGCCTACCGCTTTTCCACTTcacattttatattaaaagtGCAAACTTATAATGGTTTCATCGTAACAAGAATGCCAGGAGTGGATTGTCACAGGACAAAAGACACTGGTAAGAGTCCTACCTTGTTCACTAGGTTCTGACTGAGACTTTCTGACAGTAAGGTCCAGAGGTGAGTCTTGGTCAGCCATGAGAAGTTTGCTGAGCACAGGGTTCTGAGCAGTTGCAGCCGTGGGAGAGGAGGCGACCAGAGATGCTTTCAGCAGGCTTTGGTTCTTTGTGCTATTGGGCTGGCTGGAGTCCTGAGTAGAGCTATTTTTTGAGGTATATTCAGCAGCAAACTGTCGGATCATTCGCTGCATGATCTCACGGGCCACTAGGGGAATATTGGGGTCAGAGACCCTAGGACTGTCTGGAAAcattagagatttttttttaaggaagcaCTTTAAGTAAAACAACTTTTATATCAAgtcactgtttattttaaaaggaaaacaaaaagcaagccaAAGATAAAAGCATTTCTATAGAGTAAGTACTTTACTCTTTGAATATCTGAACAAGAATCACAGCTAATTCTGGTACAAACTTCCCAAAGTAACAGTTTCCCAAGGAAAAATATGCAGTCTCatcttttgctttcaaatataCCCAACCAGATCTTTAAATGGTGTGGAAGTGGAAAGGAGAGCTGGaaccacaaagaaaagcatcaagTAATGAAGTTCattatgaaaaactgaacagattATTCAGTGGAATAATTAACTTACCTGCAGCTACAGAAAGGGCCAGGGGGAGAGCAGAGTTGCATCAGTCCCCTTTAAAACTACTGGGAAATAAAGCCCTATACTTCCAATTCTTTAGAATAATCTGAATGAAGATCAAGTGTGTCTTCCCTCTCATTTTATCTACTACTGTGTTACAGTGCAGCACAAGGTGCTACCCAAAGAACTATCCCAAAAACCAAGAGGTATCAAATGAAAAGTAATTCTATTTCTAAATCTATTGGTAAGAACATGAAAAGGAACAGTTAgaaattccttattttctttctctccctcatAAAACAGCATAGAAATACAGAAGGTATTTAGGTATGTGGGCAACACAAAGATAATAATGCAAATCACTGTTTAGACCAGTAGCAATTCATTATGTCAAAGCAAAACCGCAGCTCCTGCGTCACAGGTGCCAAGTCCTGCCACTTCCTCTTAAGCActacttgttttctttggaCAAACCAGGGTGTCAGTTCTTTTGCTGCtgtcattgtttgtttgttaaaatacaGTTCCTGAAATGGCTCAAAAGTGCTGGAAGACCAAATAAACCTAAAACTTGCACTCCAAATGGAACAATAGAAGAGTgctcacttttattttctaattgcCTACGTTGAAATGCAGTCTATCAAGATGGGGCTattagaaacatttaaaaaataatctgtggGACATTTCAGTGTTAATTGGCTTTTTACCACCATTTTTTTTGACAAACATACATCAGTCCAACAACCAGCTGTAGAGTATCTGTTAAGGATGAGTGACATGAAGGACTGAGGGTGGAGCTCTCCATAAACCTAAGAGCTGTGGTAAGCAGCTACCATGTTTCTTGATAGAAAACCACACTGAGATTCAAGTGCTTATTGAGCCAAAATTCCTTCCTGTTAAGTACAGGTTTTCAAATTTAAGATCTTACATAGTCATTGTGTTAATCCTAAGGTGGTACAGTAGTGCTACACTTCTGGGATGTCTATGTAAGTAGTTAACCATTTTATCGTGAGGCCTATGAGATATTTTATTGTTGCTAAGCACACGACACACCAAAGTTTTACAAAGACATCAAGAGATGAACCAAacttatttatgtatatttacttatatttactttctccttttccttctaaaGGATCCACAAGGACATGAGCTGTAACAGGGAAGAAGTGTGGAAACTTTTTCCAGCAAGTATGACATGTCTCCCATTTTCTGGGCTCTCTATTGCGACCTGCTGAAGGACATGTGAGAATCTCTAAGGAAGCCCAGAAGAGCACAACTTAACAGTCTGATCACACTGATGCCAGCTATTTGATGTGTGCTTGCAGTGTACACGTGTCGGGCTGAAACGAATGCTGAGATCTATACAGATTACATTTACTGAAGAATTATTCCTTTCCTGTGCACATACATTCATATATGTACAAGCCAATAAGGCCTGCAGCTAAACGTGCTTCCAAGTTCATGGAGAAAATACTGTACATGCTCATAGGTATGCATCTTTCTAACCTGCAAGTTCAGAGAAGCATAAAGCAACTACTGAGAGCTGCTCAAGATAAACTTCCTAATTCAAGACTCTAACCTCCAAGCAGAAGGGTAGTTACCTAGCACATTAAAGGCTTTTTGCTTAATACAAAAGCCTGATTTTTAAATGCCAAGGATAAAAACTGTTCAAAAGTGAGCACAAAGTATTTGTAGCATCACTGGAAATCAACCTCATGTTCATGTTGATTTCAAGTGCCTCATTTGTTTGAAAGAAACTTTAACTTAAGCCATAGAGATTCTCAGAGATGATAAACACAGACAACATTTATCTACTGTAAGTTACCTAAATTAGCACAACCCAGTTTTAAATCCTCAATAGCCTTTGTGTATTCTACCTACACAGAGATTCCCTAAAGGGAAacaccaaccaaaaaaaaaaaaaaagatataatttCATTAAAGCATCAAAAGAAAGTCCTACCACGTCACAACATAAAGGTACAACATAAAGGTAATGGAGAACTAAATACTGCCACTCTGCTCTCACTGGAATGATGAACATTTGGTAGAAGCATTACTGGGTCAGAGTGCCATGGGCATGAAGCAGAGAGGAAGTAGCTAACATtaatgggcagcctgttctgaaAGTTTGCTGACACTGCTCGTTATCTTTGTATGTTAAGCACACGAATTCATGTCCTTGACATGCAACAGGCATCTGTTCACGGAACACCTGCATTTTCCCTGATCCACGCTGACTACAAAACAGCAGTCTGAAATGTTACTAGCAGTCaggatggaaataaaaacagaactaaTTACCGGCATGAAGCCAGGAGAGCAAAGTACCtctgagcagcaaggagcatCAGAATTCTACCATTACTTGTGTCCTCTGTGCTAAGAGGGTGCTTGGGGATCTCATGTCAATGGCATGAGTTAGAATAACCTTTTAAGCAATCTAAATACAGCCAAGCTTGACAACAATGCATTAAGGACTCAGAACTGAGCTCCTGCCaggctccttcccctcccttatTACTCTTGCACCAAGCTCAGTTCTGCTggagaagggaaaccaagaagACATTAACTAAGAATCTTTGagattatttacttttttaatctgaaatgatTTAGTTGTTCTCATTCTGCCTGACCACAGAAAGCATTAAACAGATTTCCTACAATTAGGGAAGTATGCGCTTCTCATGAAGTACGTGCACAGGTCACACAGAAAGTTCAGCTTTTTGTCAAGGTAAAGGGATGAGATGTCTAACAAAACATTTGGGAGAGCTGTAATGGCACTTCTTCACAGCCTCCATCTCCACCAGAAAactggaatggaaaaaaaacatacattctctatac
This window harbors:
- the LCOR gene encoding ligand-dependent corepressor isoform X5; amino-acid sequence: MASPCGRQQCSIERRGVRHQLDSWRHKLIHCVGFESILEGLFGPGLLKDLSLFKDCEPEGVSDWSFDENCLFCCLRREKVKEHLVSLDEPASEAGQEALLRQEQAKIIRFERQAEEFLNAVFYRKDSPRVSDPNIPLVAREIMQRMIRQFAAEYTSKNSSTQDSSQPNSTKNQSLLKASLVASSPTAATAQNPVLSKLLMADQDSPLDLTVRKSQSEPSEQDGVLDLSTKKSPCAGSTSLSHSPGCSSTPGNGRPGRPSQHHPEGLQSGDGVPPRSLQDGTREGYGHSTSLKVPLARSLQISEELLSRNQFSTAASHGPSGLQNHGQHLILSREASWAKPHYEFNFSRMKFRGNGALSNISDLPFLTENSAFQKMALQTKQDGKKDVSHSSPVDLKIPQVRGMDLSWESRSGDQFSYSSLVMGSQTESALSKKLRAILPKQNRRSLLDAGPDSWGSDAEQSTSGQPYPTSDQEGDPGSKQPRKKRGRYRQYNSEILEEAISVVMSGKMSVSKAQSIYGIPHSTLEYKVKERLGTLKNPPKKKMKLMRSEGQDVSVKIELDPQGEAAQSANELKDE
- the LCOR gene encoding ligand-dependent corepressor isoform X6; protein product: MASPCGRQQCSIERRGVRHQLDSWRHKLIHCEHLVSLDEPASEAGQEALLRQEQAKIIRFERQAEEFLNAVFYRKDSPRVSDPNIPLVAREIMQRMIRQFAAEYTSKNSSTQDSSQPNSTKNQSLLKASLVASSPTAATAQNPVLSKLLMADQDSPLDLTVRKSQSEPSEQDGVLDLSTKKSPCAGSTSLSHSPGCSSTPGNGRPGRPSQHHPEGLQSGDGVPPRSLQDGTREGYGHSTSLKVPLARSLQISEELLSRNQFSTAASHGPSGLQNHGQHLILSREASWAKPHYEFNFSRMKFRGNGALSNISDLPFLTENSAFQKMALQTKQDGKKDVSHSSPVDLKIPQVRGMDLSWESRSGDQFSYSSLVMGSQTESALSKKLRAILPKQNRRSLLDAGPDSWGSDAEQSTSGQPYPTSDQEGDPGSKQPRKKRGRYRQYNSEILEEAISVVMSGKMSVSKAQSIYGIPHSTLEYKVKERLGTLKNPPKKKMKLMRSEGQDVSVKIELDPQGEAAQSANELKDE